A genomic region of Brachyhypopomus gauderio isolate BG-103 unplaced genomic scaffold, BGAUD_0.2 sc114, whole genome shotgun sequence contains the following coding sequences:
- the LOC143497889 gene encoding interferon-induced very large GTPase 1-like yields the protein MNYILNDNKHPAFFSRHFDGNTKTRLLLDGVTEISWYCPGGSKHCIFQECVSLINLHGDANKHPGQLEFIQRISSVIVVLLPEDPREPEIVESVKRLQEPKIPLIFLFTGVEHAPSSSDNRIAAKNRNDAELKREIVLKVTCALLKQKEVQSLESHIDTAIKSGLIATTESKEVWNGQERAKHLMDILGINGESQRNNDKLLGLKDEYLPLQGDHWKSWSKCDKEVHRLHSRRDISIDQQLTEIVSKKNKIRKGQLAEAQNLNNFMAQFFKYALPRTETSERIAMLNRLKKYLDDAFTGVVAHLQDQYNTTWIDHRRHTAKDDRKVQLADHLQAISEKINSAAFDVHHIIRETGQIYEAICSSGELRAVSGFEVNVLPEFGAEIMMSGRPIELLDGDANHIPLEWISAVLQKLIQNIGDQRVFVISVVGLQSSGKSTLLNALFGLQFAVSAGRCTKGAFMQLVPVHEELRNQLHFDYVLLVDTEGLRSVEADASLTHDNELATFVVGLGDVTIINVMGENTAEIQDFLQICFQAFLRMSSVEIKPCCFLVHQNITETAAKHKTQEGRRQLISKLDEMSKIAAQAEDREVTGFSDIIQFDAETHVFYFKNYFDGDPPMAPPNPSYSQNAQELKTKLLSIAEWQDGCKLPLISEVRTRIQHLWNALMKENFVFHFKNSLHIMVYSKLEEQYGKWSWTLRKFALETQNTLHHKISSSESYDIPTGQFKQDFNSIYQDVKVDVDRYFREELYSDILVQWRDNIDKKLESLIEDLMKETRDNEQELIKMKKKNFSNRTENKII from the coding sequence ATGAATTATATCCTGAATGATAACAAGCACCCAGCATTTTTCAGCCGACACTTTGATGGAAACACAAAAACTCGCCTACTGTTGGATGGTGTTACAGAGATTTCCTGGTATTGTCCAGGTGGGAGCAAACACTGTATTTTCCAGGAATGTGTGTCTTTAATCAACCTCCATGGAGATGCCAACAAACATCCAGGACAGCTAGAGTTCATACAGAGAATAAGCTCAGTCATTGTTGTTTTGCTTCCAGAAGACCCACGGGAACCTGAGATAGTGGAGTCAGTAAAGAGACTACAAGAGCCCAAGATTCCCTTGATCTTCTTGTTCACTGGTGTGGAACATGCGCCATCAAGCAGTGACAATAGAATTGCTGCTAAGAACAGAAATGATGCTGAACTGAAAAGAGAAATTGTCCTCAAAGTTACATGTGCTCTCCTCAAACAGAAGGAGGTGCAAAGTTTAGAGAGTCACATAGACACAGCAATAAAGAGTGGACTGATCGCTACCACAGAAAGTAAAGAGGTATGGAATGGACAAGAGAGAGCAAAGCATCTCATGGATATTTTAGGAATTAACGGGGAATCACAGAGGAACAATGACAAGTTATTAGGACTTAAAGATGAATACCTTCCTCTGCAGGGTGATCACTGGAAAAGTTGGAGCAAATGTGATAAAGAGGTTCACCGATTACATAGCAGAAGAGATATTAGTATTGACCAGCAACTCACTGAAAttgtttcaaagaaaaataaaattcGCAAAGGACAACTGGCGGAAGCACAGAATCTAAATAATTTCATGGCTCAGTTCTTTAAGTATGCATTGCCCAGGACAGAAACTAGTGAGAGAATAGCTATGCTGAACAGGCTCAAGAAATATCTAGATGATGCCTTCACTGGTGTGGTGGCTCATCTTCAGGACCAATACAACACAACATGGATAGACCACAGGAGACATACTGCAAAAGATGACAGGAAAGTTCAATTAGCGGATCACCTTCAGGCAATATCTGAGAAGATTAATTCTGCTGCTTTCGATGTCCATCACATTATAAGGGAAACTGGACAAATATATGAAGCTATTTGCTCTTCTGGAGAATTACGAGCTGTGTCTGGTTTTGAGGTAAATGTGCTCCCTGAATTCGGTGCTGAAATCATGATGTCAGGACGTCCCATAGAGCTGTTAGATGGGGATGCTAACCATATTCCCTTGGAGTGGATCAGTGCTGTCCTACAGAAACTTATTCAGAATATTGGAGACCAAAGAGTGTTTGTAATATCTGTTGTTGGGCTACAGAGTTCTGGGAAATCTACATTACTGAATGCTTTGTTTGGTCTCCAGTTTGCTGTAAGTGCTGGTCGATGCACAAAAGGGGCTTTCATGCAATTAGTCCCCGTGCATGAAGAGCTTAGAAACCAACTACACTTTGATTATGTCTTACTGGTGGACACTGAGGGTCTGCGATCTGTGGAGGCTGATGCATCATTAACTCATGATAATGAACTGGCCACCTTTGTAGTTGGTCTTGGGGATGTCACTATAATTAATGTCATGGGGGAAAATACAGCGGAAATCCAAGACTTCCTGCAGATATGTTTTCAAGCCTTTTTGAGAATGTCATCAGTAGAAATAAAACCGTGTTGTTTTCTTGTTCACCAGAATATTACAGAGACTGCTGCAAAACATAAAACTCAAGAAGGGAGAAGacaactgatttcaaaactaGATGAAATGTCAAAAATAGCTGCACAGGCTGAAGATAGGGAGGTCACTGGCTTCAGTGATATAATACAGTTTGATGCTGAGACTCATGTATTTTACTTCAAGAATTATTTTGATGGAGACCCTCCTATGGCTCCTCCAAACCCCTCCTACTCTCAGAATGCTCAGGAGCTGAAAACAAAGCTGCTGTCCATTGCAGAATGGCAGGACGGCTGTAAGCTTCCTTTGATATCAGAAGTCAGAACACGGATTCAGCATCTATGGAACGCACTCATGAAAGAAAACTTTGTGTTCCATTTCAAAAACTCATTGCACATTATGGTGTATTCAAAGTTGGAGGAACAGTATGGAAAATGGTCATGGACACTGAGAAAATTTGCCCTTGAGACACAGAACACTCTGCACCACAAGATCAGTAGCAGTGAGTCTTATGACATACCAACAGGGCAATTCAAACAGGACTTCAACAGTATCTACCAAGATGTCAAAGTAGATGTTGATAGGTACTTCAGGGAAGAACTATACTCTGACATTCTTGTGCAGTGGAGAGATAACATTGATAAAAAGTTAGAATCTCTGATTGAAGATCTGATGAAAGAGACACGTGATAACGAGCAAGAGCTgatcaaaatgaaaaaaaaaaatttcagcAATAGAACAGAGAATAAAATCATATGA